Proteins co-encoded in one Haloarcula pelagica genomic window:
- a CDS encoding digeranylgeranylglycerophospholipid reductase yields MSERFDVVIAGAGPAGAQCARDLAKREYDVLVLETESEDEFPRQSNKSTAGTFPSAMTAFNIPDEVVMNYTDDVVLESPNDHYVRKQTGAVLEFADFKRWLVAEGRENGATYRFDARVSAPIMDGGEIVGVRYAGDEEVYADIVVDATGPAAPLAKKLDVCDLQRDHQAIGIEYEFENIRIDHPHYADLSDSMMLRLDHDLAPGGYSWIFHTGADTAKVGLCYIQNQAHRDNARDGWAIDDYLEYWLDRDPRFEDAVRIEGTQAHRGSAHIQPPESVSTDNFMAIGDTVPTIDPLWGEGIHKGMKSARAAAATADAALTPDTPDTAADSLAVYDRLWHSDVAPNQRKRLTMTELLYLAPNERYDRLMRDLHRNDSDTLTEVNNGNLRAMTELFHLSDAPLLWEYARQKLPL; encoded by the coding sequence ATGAGCGAGCGCTTTGACGTGGTCATCGCGGGTGCGGGGCCAGCGGGGGCACAATGTGCCCGGGACCTGGCGAAGCGAGAGTACGACGTGCTGGTCCTGGAGACGGAGTCCGAGGACGAGTTCCCACGTCAGAGCAACAAGTCGACCGCCGGAACCTTCCCCTCTGCGATGACGGCGTTCAACATCCCGGACGAGGTGGTCATGAACTACACCGACGATGTCGTCCTGGAGTCCCCGAACGACCACTACGTCCGCAAACAGACCGGCGCCGTCCTGGAGTTCGCCGACTTCAAACGGTGGCTCGTCGCGGAAGGCCGCGAGAACGGCGCTACCTACCGGTTCGACGCCAGAGTCTCCGCGCCGATCATGGACGGCGGCGAGATCGTCGGCGTCCGGTACGCCGGCGACGAGGAAGTGTACGCCGACATCGTCGTCGACGCGACGGGCCCGGCGGCGCCGCTTGCCAAGAAGCTGGACGTGTGTGATCTCCAGCGGGATCACCAGGCGATCGGCATCGAGTACGAGTTCGAGAACATCCGGATCGATCACCCACACTACGCCGACCTCTCCGACTCGATGATGTTGCGCCTGGACCACGACCTCGCGCCGGGCGGCTACTCCTGGATCTTTCACACCGGCGCGGACACCGCCAAGGTCGGCCTCTGTTACATCCAGAACCAGGCCCACCGCGACAACGCCCGCGACGGGTGGGCCATCGACGACTACCTGGAGTACTGGCTCGACCGCGACCCCCGGTTCGAGGACGCCGTCCGCATCGAAGGCACGCAGGCCCACCGCGGATCGGCCCACATCCAGCCGCCCGAGTCGGTGAGCACGGACAACTTCATGGCGATCGGCGACACCGTCCCGACGATCGATCCGCTGTGGGGCGAGGGGATCCACAAGGGGATGAAGTCGGCCCGGGCCGCCGCCGCGACGGCCGACGCGGCGCTGACCCCCGACACGCCGGACACCGCCGCCGACTCGCTGGCCGTCTACGACCGGCTCTGGCACAGCGACGTAGCCCCGAACCAGCGCAAGCGCCTCACGATGACCGAACTGCTGTATCTGGCCCCCAACGAGCGCTACGACCGGCTGATGCGTGACCTCCACAGGAACGACTCGGACACGCTGACGGAGGTCAACAACGGCAATCTCCGCGCGATGACGGAGCTGTTCCACCTCTCTGACGCCCCGCTGCTGTGGGAGTACGCACGGCAGAAGCTCCCGCTCTGA
- a CDS encoding ATP-NAD kinase yields MTTPSVGVVGDESVAERLSDDGVAVERHADGTVPETETVVAVGQAALSAVADTDSDPLVLPVDAGRGVRSVARESITAAVRGLDGARTERHYTLSITRGGECVGRTVWDTTLVTEDAARISEFAITTPTDTIDAFRADGVVVATPAGSPGYARRVGGPVLAPSPVAVVAPIAPFATNPDHWVVPVDELTLSVERDEATVSLLVDDDRAGTVARGESVTLSESDPIRVAVVAESRPRFA; encoded by the coding sequence ATGACAACGCCTTCCGTCGGTGTCGTCGGCGACGAGTCCGTCGCGGAGCGACTCAGCGACGACGGCGTCGCGGTCGAGCGCCACGCCGACGGGACCGTCCCGGAGACGGAGACCGTCGTCGCCGTCGGCCAGGCGGCGCTGTCCGCGGTCGCCGACACTGACTCCGATCCGCTCGTGCTCCCGGTCGATGCCGGACGGGGCGTCCGGAGCGTGGCCCGGGAATCGATCACAGCGGCGGTACGCGGCCTCGACGGCGCCAGGACGGAGCGCCACTACACCCTGTCGATCACTCGCGGGGGGGAGTGTGTCGGCCGAACCGTCTGGGACACGACGCTCGTCACCGAGGACGCGGCCCGGATCTCCGAGTTCGCCATCACGACCCCGACAGACACGATCGACGCGTTCCGTGCCGACGGCGTCGTCGTCGCGACACCGGCCGGCTCGCCGGGCTACGCCCGCCGTGTCGGCGGCCCGGTTCTCGCCCCGTCACCGGTCGCCGTGGTCGCTCCGATCGCCCCGTTCGCGACGAATCCGGATCACTGGGTCGTCCCGGTCGACGAACTCACGCTCTCGGTCGAACGCGACGAGGCGACCGTCTCCCTGTTGGTCGACGACGACCGCGCCGGCACCGTCGCCCGGGGCGAGTCCGTGACACTATCGGAGAGCGATCCGATTCGCGTCGCCGTCGTCGCGGAGAGTCGCCCGCGGTTCGCCTGA
- a CDS encoding DUF7313 family protein, with protein MQPSVTLFGPLDTIMGSTAPGDVLVIEYVIMALVIGNLVTRQLAHRRHTKQYEDGGADALSRHPAHTASNLILILTSFYYTTLAHHGGMVMSMLVLGAVITDLFEFEARRVEARRDIPLERPKGSIFAAMLVLLYAGYQSFFWVIAGPWQSIV; from the coding sequence ATGCAGCCATCCGTCACGCTCTTCGGGCCACTCGATACCATCATGGGGAGCACCGCTCCCGGGGATGTCCTCGTCATCGAGTACGTCATCATGGCACTGGTGATCGGTAACCTCGTGACGCGGCAGTTGGCCCACAGACGACACACAAAACAGTACGAGGACGGCGGCGCCGACGCCCTCAGCCGCCATCCGGCACACACCGCGAGCAACCTCATCCTCATCCTCACCTCCTTCTACTACACGACCCTGGCCCACCACGGCGGGATGGTCATGTCGATGCTCGTCCTGGGCGCGGTCATCACCGACCTCTTCGAGTTCGAGGCTCGCAGGGTCGAGGCCCGCCGGGACATCCCGCTCGAACGGCCGAAGGGATCGATCTTCGCGGCGATGCTCGTCCTGCTGTACGCCGGCTACCAGAGCTTCTTCTGGGTCATCGCCGGCCCCTGGCAGTCCATCGTCTGA
- a CDS encoding DUF7314 family protein — translation MADEFIKGFGILMIGGLGWMTVAGWYRTPSFEGAQLTGEVTLENPTVFDQVALMLGDVFFWFAILGALTFWVLIPAFDELREYLDERSA, via the coding sequence ATGGCTGACGAATTCATCAAGGGCTTCGGGATCCTCATGATCGGCGGGCTCGGCTGGATGACCGTCGCGGGCTGGTACCGGACCCCGAGCTTCGAGGGGGCACAGCTCACCGGCGAGGTCACCCTGGAGAACCCGACCGTCTTCGACCAGGTGGCGCTCATGCTGGGTGACGTGTTCTTCTGGTTCGCGATCCTCGGCGCGCTCACCTTCTGGGTCCTCATCCCCGCGTTCGACGAACTCCGCGAGTATCTCGACGAACGATCGGCCTGA
- a CDS encoding DUF7315 family membrane protein, which translates to MTNDQTGDNGRRDVVVPVRVYKTVTVFSTLFAILAVVGGFILVDVATNRASAPVSEIDAPVAIAGIGLILVGTVVYAFSTRFRTEEMGKSKDDAAEPSDNG; encoded by the coding sequence ATGACGAACGACCAGACCGGCGACAACGGCCGACGGGATGTCGTCGTCCCGGTACGCGTCTACAAGACCGTCACGGTGTTCTCGACGCTGTTTGCCATCCTCGCGGTCGTCGGGGGGTTCATCCTCGTCGACGTGGCGACCAACAGAGCGTCGGCACCGGTCTCCGAGATCGACGCGCCGGTCGCCATCGCCGGGATCGGCCTCATCCTCGTCGGGACTGTCGTCTACGCGTTCTCGACGCGCTTTCGCACCGAGGAGATGGGAAAGTCTAAAGACGACGCTGCCGAACCATCTGATAATGGCTGA
- a CDS encoding cytochrome bc complex cytochrome b subunit: MSDNDTDTESENVRTDGSGGGIVAPDDETPTWSERKTRTEGLSRLTYEYFERARREDQDLRQESDYVERDVLAFPAWPHEMMRNLALTSFFVGMILFVSAALPPEMPNPANSSVTPAIILPDWYLYWSFGLLKLGPLNPDLSILGGSKLMADRTYGVLANVVVVGFVAIVPFLNKGSARRPVEQPFWAAVGMSGVIFSLTIAALSIKNLLPMDSNLLFDLTFLLPFVSATITYAVLKTMREGYMFDLNRRYYRLRPPK, encoded by the coding sequence ATGAGCGACAACGACACAGACACGGAATCCGAGAACGTCCGCACGGACGGCTCGGGCGGTGGCATCGTCGCGCCGGACGACGAGACTCCCACGTGGTCCGAACGCAAGACACGGACCGAGGGGCTCTCCCGGCTGACCTACGAGTACTTCGAACGCGCACGGCGCGAGGATCAGGACCTGCGCCAGGAGTCCGACTACGTCGAGCGTGACGTGCTCGCGTTCCCGGCCTGGCCCCACGAGATGATGCGAAACCTCGCGCTGACGAGCTTCTTCGTCGGGATGATCCTGTTCGTCTCGGCGGCGCTCCCGCCCGAGATGCCCAACCCGGCGAACTCGTCGGTGACGCCGGCGATCATCCTGCCGGACTGGTATCTCTACTGGTCCTTTGGCCTGCTGAAACTCGGTCCGCTGAACCCCGACCTCTCGATCCTCGGCGGCTCGAAGCTGATGGCTGACCGGACCTACGGGGTGCTCGCGAACGTCGTGGTCGTCGGGTTCGTCGCGATCGTCCCCTTCCTCAACAAGGGGTCGGCGCGCCGCCCGGTCGAGCAGCCGTTCTGGGCCGCCGTCGGGATGTCCGGCGTCATCTTCAGCCTGACCATCGCGGCGCTGTCGATCAAGAACCTCCTCCCGATGGACTCCAACCTGCTGTTCGACCTGACGTTCCTGCTCCCGTTCGTCAGTGCGACGATCACCTACGCGGTGTTGAAGACGATGCGGGAGGGGTACATGTTCGACCTCAACCGCCGGTACTACCGGCTCAGACCACCGAAGTAA
- a CDS encoding cytochrome b, with protein sequence MSLERKDEHDHKGWMKKRDLSPIETVYLTALIWLDKRLRVVDYLEILEDLYYKVNMQMPKSHTEQYNLDNKFWYWYPLYALGSFSTVAYIVAAISGALLGFYYAPAAAAADGSPTVAYDSVLIIMGQLNLGYFLRSVHRWAAQIMVAAVFLHMLRVYFTGAYKEPRELNWLIGIVLISLTLVFGYTGYLLPWSQLSYWAGQIGVEMSLSIPLIGEWVAQLMFGGFTLSQATLQRMYILHVFFLPFITTAVIAVHIGIVWMQGIAEPH encoded by the coding sequence ATGAGCCTAGAACGCAAAGACGAACACGACCACAAAGGGTGGATGAAAAAGCGGGACCTCTCGCCCATCGAGACGGTGTACCTGACCGCACTCATCTGGCTCGACAAACGGCTCCGGGTCGTTGACTACCTGGAGATCCTGGAGGATCTCTACTACAAGGTCAACATGCAGATGCCCAAGAGCCACACCGAGCAGTACAACCTCGACAACAAGTTCTGGTACTGGTACCCGTTGTACGCGCTCGGCTCGTTCTCGACGGTGGCGTACATCGTCGCGGCGATCTCGGGCGCGTTGCTCGGGTTCTACTACGCGCCCGCGGCGGCAGCCGCCGACGGCTCGCCGACCGTGGCGTACGATTCGGTGCTGATAATCATGGGCCAGCTCAACCTCGGGTACTTCCTGCGGTCGGTCCACCGCTGGGCCGCCCAGATCATGGTCGCGGCCGTGTTCCTGCACATGCTCCGTGTCTACTTCACGGGTGCGTACAAGGAACCGCGCGAGCTGAACTGGCTCATCGGGATCGTGCTGATCTCGCTGACGCTGGTGTTCGGGTACACGGGCTACCTGCTGCCGTGGAGTCAGCTGTCGTACTGGGCCGGCCAGATCGGCGTCGAGATGTCGCTGTCGATCCCGCTCATCGGCGAGTGGGTCGCACAGCTGATGTTCGGCGGGTTCACGCTCTCGCAGGCGACACTCCAACGGATGTACATCCTGCACGTGTTCTTCCTGCCGTTCATCACGACGGCAGTGATCGCCGTCCACATCGGCATCGTCTGGATGCAGGGCATCGCGGAACCACACTGA
- a CDS encoding ubiquinol-cytochrome c reductase iron-sulfur subunit: MPLDEDKYPAETGRRRFVKGVVGSAALSSVGAGGLAAVDATTDAAGEGGGTTQFVAVENTDGPAPRGMPIIPLEIDGGQLKGIWPEYDEDAGVAITRDFGGSGVDYSSAWFQYCGMQSVEGIYPQADQDNTFRNSSGTFSWQSEYESGAPLTVDMFSDYEDWGNGIGRSGVGKPASATWRSDGDVSTIPIQLIRSVEVERMANGEGKYSELPGTVQDFVSAATADGFIAWLNKCTHFCCVPGFKAYSGSANFGAADRIYCQCHQSVYNPFSPVQSTFVALPRPPQTE; this comes from the coding sequence ATGCCACTAGACGAAGACAAATACCCCGCCGAAACCGGCCGTCGTCGGTTCGTGAAAGGCGTCGTCGGCAGTGCAGCCCTCTCCAGCGTCGGCGCTGGCGGGCTCGCGGCCGTCGACGCGACCACGGACGCGGCCGGTGAAGGTGGCGGGACGACACAGTTCGTCGCAGTCGAGAACACAGACGGTCCGGCGCCCCGCGGGATGCCGATCATCCCGCTTGAGATCGACGGCGGGCAGCTCAAAGGCATCTGGCCGGAGTACGACGAGGACGCCGGCGTCGCGATCACCCGCGACTTCGGTGGCAGCGGCGTCGATTACTCCTCGGCGTGGTTCCAGTACTGCGGGATGCAGTCCGTCGAAGGGATCTATCCGCAGGCAGACCAGGACAACACGTTCCGAAACAGCTCCGGGACGTTCTCGTGGCAGAGCGAGTACGAGAGCGGCGCGCCCCTGACCGTCGACATGTTCTCGGACTACGAGGACTGGGGCAACGGCATCGGCCGGTCCGGTGTCGGGAAGCCGGCAAGCGCGACCTGGCGTTCGGACGGCGACGTGTCGACGATCCCCATTCAGCTGATCCGGTCCGTCGAAGTCGAACGGATGGCGAACGGCGAGGGGAAATACAGTGAACTGCCGGGTACGGTCCAGGACTTCGTCTCGGCAGCGACCGCCGACGGCTTCATCGCGTGGCTGAACAAGTGTACGCACTTCTGCTGTGTCCCAGGGTTCAAGGCGTACTCGGGGAGTGCGAACTTCGGCGCCGCGGACAGGATTTATTGTCAGTGCCACCAATCTGTGTACAACCCGTTCAGCCCAGTCCAGTCAACGTTCGTGGCACTGCCACGCCCCCCACAAACTGAGTAA
- a CDS encoding DUF7318 family protein, producing the protein MASEGSTYGDIHRYEPPRESTAAAVGIVLLTIIQVFFVGLFTYGMLAGWASGIGTTLTVRLIEANMFLGGVLTVIFLDLAFIMLLYRKEFLPDVMIVKKRRRKWEDLYIRQEDVDGTTALDEEQLVDTIKRAVYPYYKK; encoded by the coding sequence ATGGCCTCGGAAGGCTCTACGTACGGTGATATCCACCGCTACGAACCGCCCCGAGAGAGCACCGCAGCGGCGGTCGGGATCGTCCTCCTGACGATCATCCAGGTCTTTTTCGTCGGCCTGTTCACCTACGGCATGCTGGCCGGGTGGGCCTCCGGCATCGGGACGACGCTGACGGTCAGGCTCATCGAGGCCAACATGTTCCTGGGTGGCGTCCTGACGGTCATCTTCCTGGATCTGGCCTTCATCATGCTGCTGTACCGCAAGGAGTTCCTCCCCGACGTGATGATCGTCAAGAAGCGCCGCCGCAAGTGGGAGGACCTCTACATCCGGCAGGAGGATGTCGACGGGACGACCGCCCTCGACGAGGAACAGCTTGTCGACACGATCAAACGCGCAGTCTACCCCTACTACAAGAAGTAA
- a CDS encoding halocyanin domain-containing protein — protein MNRREFVRTAGGAAGTAAALSATGSAAAQEEGGSGGQTVPDYGGYLDQVGNFGGPASTVDATGQDTVTVEVGVQANGGAYGFGPPAVHVDNGATVQWEWTGDGGGHNVVQANGDTLNSGDAVSSAGVNYEHTFEEDGIYTYYCVPHEGLQMKGAIVVGEDYPTVTLSSGGPVEVDPHYAGVPIQPHFVGIGAGLAVFLPLVFTFFMLKYGESPHTSGGNN, from the coding sequence ATGAACAGACGGGAGTTCGTCCGGACCGCAGGGGGCGCCGCCGGGACAGCGGCTGCCCTCAGCGCCACCGGTTCGGCCGCCGCCCAGGAAGAGGGCGGCAGCGGTGGCCAGACGGTCCCGGACTACGGCGGCTACCTCGACCAAGTCGGGAACTTCGGCGGACCGGCAAGCACCGTCGACGCGACCGGCCAGGACACGGTGACGGTCGAGGTCGGTGTCCAGGCCAACGGTGGTGCCTACGGGTTCGGCCCGCCGGCAGTCCACGTGGACAACGGCGCGACGGTCCAGTGGGAGTGGACCGGTGACGGCGGTGGCCACAACGTTGTCCAGGCCAACGGCGACACGCTCAACTCGGGCGACGCGGTGTCTTCGGCCGGTGTCAACTACGAGCACACCTTCGAGGAAGACGGCATCTACACGTACTACTGTGTTCCCCACGAGGGGCTCCAGATGAAAGGTGCCATCGTCGTCGGCGAGGACTACCCGACCGTGACCCTCAGTAGTGGCGGCCCGGTCGAAGTCGACCCCCACTACGCGGGCGTGCCGATCCAGCCCCACTTCGTCGGAATCGGCGCCGGACTGGCCGTCTTTCTCCCGCTCGTGTTCACCTTCTTCATGCTGAAGTACGGTGAGTCGCCCCACACCAGCGGAGGGAACAACTGA
- a CDS encoding DUF7319 domain-containing protein, whose translation MADPDSTASDDAGVGERVSVPDETADESPSESDNQSERDGDTDPNAADAEMETLREQVEQKYDFDDFGPADMAEMSAEEWEAAFDAETWITDDELLDRVERDLLTRVANRDVFARIERHEEPPRILAYSDEGYAIVYPDGSIEGEGTVLRDVKPTVALCSMDSYEVPEEVPRNPLPEPEAVPEGGGELGNWMLQAIAGAQLLAGLVLIVGGGLATAGVIGDAGTSIALLFVAGFAFVGVALVLFFTVANARLSDKFRAEEYRDRLRAIGLEDGERPDFVPEIEPEYDGERSDADSNDEAGA comes from the coding sequence ATGGCCGACCCGGATTCGACCGCCTCCGACGACGCTGGCGTGGGCGAGCGGGTCTCCGTCCCGGACGAGACAGCCGACGAGTCGCCGTCGGAGTCGGACAACCAGAGCGAGCGGGACGGGGACACGGACCCCAACGCCGCGGACGCGGAGATGGAGACGCTCCGCGAGCAGGTCGAACAGAAGTACGACTTCGACGACTTCGGCCCGGCGGACATGGCGGAGATGTCCGCCGAGGAGTGGGAGGCCGCCTTCGACGCCGAGACCTGGATCACCGACGACGAACTGCTGGACCGGGTCGAACGTGACCTGCTCACCCGGGTCGCAAACAGGGACGTGTTCGCCCGGATCGAGCGCCACGAGGAACCGCCCCGGATCCTGGCGTACTCCGACGAGGGGTACGCTATCGTCTATCCCGACGGGAGCATCGAGGGCGAGGGGACGGTTCTCCGGGACGTGAAACCGACCGTCGCGCTGTGCTCGATGGACTCCTACGAGGTTCCCGAGGAGGTCCCACGGAACCCGCTGCCCGAACCCGAGGCGGTCCCCGAAGGCGGCGGTGAACTGGGCAACTGGATGCTGCAGGCCATCGCCGGTGCCCAACTGCTCGCCGGACTCGTCCTCATCGTGGGCGGGGGGCTGGCGACCGCGGGCGTCATCGGTGACGCCGGGACCAGCATCGCGTTGCTGTTCGTCGCGGGGTTCGCCTTCGTCGGCGTCGCGCTCGTCCTGTTTTTCACCGTCGCTAACGCGCGCCTCTCCGATAAGTTCCGGGCCGAGGAGTACCGCGACCGGTTGCGCGCGATCGGCCTGGAGGACGGGGAGCGCCCGGATTTCGTTCCCGAGATCGAACCCGAATATGACGGGGAACGATCCGACGCGGATTCGAACGACGAAGCGGGGGCGTGA